A segment of the Bacteroidales bacterium genome:
CACGTGACATTGGCTTTTTCCTTTTGCACGGCATCGGCTACGGTGTTGAACACCGGACGGCCAAGGTGTTTCTCCCCTCCCTTGCCGGGAGTCACTCCGCCAACGATGTTCGTTCCATATTCAATCATCTGCATTCCGTGGAAGGTTCCTTCTTTTCCCGTAAAGCCCTGGATGATGACCCGGGAGGATTTGTTGACGAGGATGCTCATGATGCGAAGAGGTTATGTTGTTGCATATTGGTTCAAGGCACAAAGGCACAGAGGCACAAAGGCACAGAGGCACAAAGTTAATGTTTGATTTTTGAGATTAGGCTGGATAACATTCGTTCAATTTCTCTTGTTTTATTTTCAAGATTATCATATTTTTCATTATCAATATAATTCAAATTTTTTGATATGATCAGCTGCGTTTGGAGTTCAAATACTGAACCGATGGAGATCTGCAGGTATCTTAAATAATCATTTGTGTGCTTACGGCCGTATCCCTCTGCAATATTGGATGGAATTGAAACAGCAGCCCTTCGGATCTGGGAGACCAAGCTGTACTTTTCATCTGCAGGAAATGATTTTGTGTTTTCATATACACATGTAACGAGCTCAATTGCTTTCTGCCACACCGCCAAATCCCTATACGTCCTGATCTCTCCCATCCCCATAACCTGAAATCTGAAATCTAATTTACTTTGTGCCTTTGTGCCTTTGTGCCTTTGTGCCTTTGTGCCTTTGTGCCTTTGTGCCTTACTCAAACAGAAACCAAAAATAGAATCTTTTCGTTTAATAAGAAAATAATCCTTGAAATGAATCATAAAACAGGTTTTCTCACAAGTACCGACACCATCTGCGCCATCGCCACCCCGCCCGGGACCGGTCCGATTGCCATTGTCAGGATATCGGGGCCGGACTCGTTTCGCGTGACCGATGAGATATTCACTCCCAGGGAGAAAGGCCTGAAGGTCGGTCAGGCCAAAGGATACACCATACATTACGGCACGGTCAGCACAGACGGGGAGATGCTGGATGAGGTCCTGGTTTATGTTTATAAAGCTCCGAATTCATATACGGGTGAGGATTCCGTGGAGATCTCCTGTCACGGTTCGTTCTATATCCAGAAAAAACTCATCGAGCTGTTGCTGGAGAAAGGATGCCGGATGGCAAAGCCGGGTGAATACACACTGAGGGCCTATCTCAACGGCAAGGTTGACCTGTCACAGGCAGAGGCGGTCACGGATCTGATCGCCGCCCATTCCCGTTCTGCACACGACCTGGCCATCAACCAGATACGCGGAGGCTTTTCAGACAGCATCAAAAAACTGCGTCAGCAGCTGGTGGATTTTGCCTCGATGCTGGAACTGGAACTGGATTTCAGCGAAGAGGATGTGGAGTTTGCCGACCGGCGCAAGCTGCTCGGATTGATCCATACAATGGATAAGCACATCAAATCGCTCATCGATTCCTTTACGATGGGCAATGTGCTGAAGACCGGCATTCCCGTGGCCATTGTCGGCAGGCCCAATGTAGGCAAGTCCACGTTGCTCAATGCGATCCTCAACGAGGAGCGGGCGATCGTGTCGGAGGTGCCGGGCACTACGCGCGATGCCATTGAAGATACGATCATCATCGACGGCGTTTCGTTCCGTTTTATCGACACAGCAGGCATCCGCCCCGCCCGCGACGAGATCGAGAGCATGGGCATTGAACGCACCTACGAGAAGATCCGACAGGCAAGGATCGTTTTGTATGTGTGCGACGTGAGCGAGTGCACCTGGGATGATGTCAGGGAGGTCGTGGAGGAGTTCAGGCAGCATATGAAGGACCGGACGAAAAAGTGGATCCTCATCGGCAACAAGATCGACAAGCTGGTGGAGATCCCCAAGGACTTCCAGGAGCTGGTGGATCTGGAGACGATCTTTGTATCGGCCAAACGCCGCGAGAACATCAACCTGATCACCTCCCAGCTCCGCAAGTCGGTCGAAGAGGGCTTTCCGATGGACCAGGCGCTGGTGTCGAACGTGCGGCACTACGAAGCGCTGGTCCGGTCGCATAAGGCGTTAAAGCACGTGGAGAGCAGCATTCAGAAGGGCACACCCACCGATCTGATCGCGGCTGACATCCGCCAGGCGTTATATCACCTGGGTGAGATCACCGGCGAGATCACCAGCGAAGAGATCCTGAACAACATTTTTGGTAAATTCTGTATCGGAAAGTAATCCTTTGCTTTTAATAGATTTTAGCTATTAGCACAGCCTAAATAGCTAAAAAACAGCTAAGTTTACGTTACTTTACGAATGATTCTAAGTCGATCAGTAAGTAAAATATTAGAAATATGGAGCTAAAGCCTAAAATTCCAAATAATAAACTGCCATTGTTGCCACCCGACAGGGATGCAATTGAAACCAAAGCCATTTTAAGGCAGGAAAGCAAAGCAGCCGTTGCACTGGCTGAATTAAAAGGTTTGGCACATACGCTGCCAAACCAGAATATTCTCATCAATGCCATCGTTTTAAAGGAAGCCAAAGCGTCATCTGAAATCGAAAACGTGATAACCACACACGATTCATTATACAAGGCATTAACGGCTAAATCATTCAAACCCGATTCTGCCACAAAAGAGGTGCTTCACTACCGTGAGGCATTGTTTACAGGCTCGAAGTTTATCCGTGACAAAGGCTTTTTGAGCACTAACGGCATTATTCAGGTTCAGAATATTCTCGAAGAAAACACGGCAGGGCTTCGCCAACTGCCTGGCACAACTTTAAAAAATGATGCCACCGGAGAGGTGATTTACACACCACCAGATGATAAAGATGCCATCAGCAACCTAATGACTAATCTGGAAAAATTCCTCAATATTGATGAAGATGATGATGTTTCGCCACTTATCAAGCTGGCAGTTCAGCATTACCAGTTTGAAAGCATCCATCCATTTTATGATGGCAATGGCAGAGCAGGTCGCATCGTAAATGTGCTTTATCTTATGCTGAAAGGCTTATTGGATAGTCCTATACTCTACCTCAGCGGATTCATTATTCAAAATAAGGGAGAATATTACCGCTTATTGAGAAATGTCACGTTTAAGGCTGTTTGGGAACCATGGATACTTTATATTCTGAAAGGCATTGAGCAAACAGCCACAGATACCATAAAGCAGGTCAATAGCATTAATAGCCTGTTGAACGAAACCATAAACATTGTAAAGGGAAAAACACCCCGGATATACAGCAAAGATTTAATTGAGATACTGTTTGA
Coding sequences within it:
- a CDS encoding Fic/DOC family N-terminal domain-containing protein — translated: MELKPKIPNNKLPLLPPDRDAIETKAILRQESKAAVALAELKGLAHTLPNQNILINAIVLKEAKASSEIENVITTHDSLYKALTAKSFKPDSATKEVLHYREALFTGSKFIRDKGFLSTNGIIQVQNILEENTAGLRQLPGTTLKNDATGEVIYTPPDDKDAISNLMTNLEKFLNIDEDDDVSPLIKLAVQHYQFESIHPFYDGNGRAGRIVNVLYLMLKGLLDSPILYLSGFIIQNKGEYYRLLRNVTFKAVWEPWILYILKGIEQTATDTIKQVNSINSLLNETINIVKGKTPRIYSKDLIEILFEQPYCKIDFLVDNLKIERKAASRYLQSLEDTGIVTAQKIGRENIYINTRLFELLKGNNMSRDGTHI
- the mnmE gene encoding tRNA uridine-5-carboxymethylaminomethyl(34) synthesis GTPase MnmE, which codes for MNHKTGFLTSTDTICAIATPPGTGPIAIVRISGPDSFRVTDEIFTPREKGLKVGQAKGYTIHYGTVSTDGEMLDEVLVYVYKAPNSYTGEDSVEISCHGSFYIQKKLIELLLEKGCRMAKPGEYTLRAYLNGKVDLSQAEAVTDLIAAHSRSAHDLAINQIRGGFSDSIKKLRQQLVDFASMLELELDFSEEDVEFADRRKLLGLIHTMDKHIKSLIDSFTMGNVLKTGIPVAIVGRPNVGKSTLLNAILNEERAIVSEVPGTTRDAIEDTIIIDGVSFRFIDTAGIRPARDEIESMGIERTYEKIRQARIVLYVCDVSECTWDDVREVVEEFRQHMKDRTKKWILIGNKIDKLVEIPKDFQELVDLETIFVSAKRRENINLITSQLRKSVEEGFPMDQALVSNVRHYEALVRSHKALKHVESSIQKGTPTDLIAADIRQALYHLGEITGEITSEEILNNIFGKFCIGK
- a CDS encoding four helix bundle protein — encoded protein: MRTYRDLAVWQKAIELVTCVYENTKSFPADEKYSLVSQIRRAAVSIPSNIAEGYGRKHTNDYLRYLQISIGSVFELQTQLIISKNLNYIDNEKYDNLENKTREIERMLSSLISKIKH